Sequence from the Paeniglutamicibacter cryotolerans genome:
CAGTGTGGTGAACTGGTACCGCCTCGGCACGCCGCCGGCGCCAAGCCCGGAAGCGTCACCAACTGCATCTGAAAGGTCGGCCTGATCCATGGGAAACCTGCTCGCAACGGAGATCACCTTCAACGACGGAAGCGTTTCGACGCTCGAGCAGTTCGCTGGAAAGGTCCTGCTAGTGGTCAATGTGGCGTCTGAATGCGGGTTCACCCAGCAGTATGCGGGGCTTCAGGAGCTTCATGAGACCTACCGGGACAGCGGCCTGGAGATCCTCGGGGTGCCCTGCAACCAGTTCGGCGGCCAGGAGCCTGGTACAGATGCCGAGATCGCTGCCTTCTGCTCCTCGACGTTCGCTGTCAGCTTCCCACTGACCGCCAAGACCGATGTCAACGGCGAAAACGCCCATCCGCTGTACCGCCAGCTGACCGCCTACCCTTCGGGCGAGGTGCGCGATGTGAAATGGAACTTCGAGAAGTTCCTGGTCAACCGCGACGGGCAGATCGTCGGTCGGTTCGGTTCGGCCGTCGAGCCGCTCTCCGAGGAGCTCGACGCGGCGGTGCGGGCAGCCCTGTGACGCCGGTGGCCCGCACTGCCGCCACCGGTCAGCCCAGCAGCGATCGCCAGTGGCGCAGGAAGGCCAGCCCGGCATCGTCATGGATGGTGGATTCCGGTTCGCCCAGTGTTGCGGCCGTCAGAATCGGGTAGGCCTTGGCCGGGACCCCGTCCGCCGGGCGCACATCGACATGGCTGACCTCATGCCCGTGGTGGTGCAGCCAGTCGGCCATGGCGTAATCGGTGCGTGAATCTCCGACGGTGTACCAGGCAGCGGGCAGGATCCCGTCGGCGGCAAGCAGCTCACAGGCCCTGGCGGCTCCGAGGTCCTTGCCGAGCCGCACCGATTCGATGTCGGTGGAGATGATGGTCGGGTCCACCCGGTAGTTGATGGCGTCGTCGCCGTCCGGATGGTGCGCGTCGAGCCTGGCGGCACCGAGCCCGTGCCGGGCCATGGCAGCGAGCGCATCGGCGTCGAAGTGCTGTTGCTCGGCCCGGTAATCGAGGTTGGACACGTCGATGTGCTGTTCCACCGAGACCATGGAGCGCTTCGTCTCGTCGAAGAACATGTGTGCGCAGTAGTGCTCGGCGACCAGCTGGCGGATGTCGGCTGCATACGCGGAGGGTACCGACAGCTCATGGTCGATGTGCACCATGCCGGGCCCGTCGGCGGTGAAACTGAACCAGGTGGCTCCCTTTTCACAGATGGCATGGATGCACAGGCCCGCCAGCATGCCAGCGGCGATCATCTGGTCCATGACCTGCTGCTTGATGAAGTCGTCAGAGCGCCCGGTGTTGAAGATGACGGGGATCCCGGCTACCGCCAGTTCCAGCAGCAGCCCGATGATCTCGGGCTTCACGTCGCGGGTGACGGGGCTCGCGATGGGCCCGTCGACGTCGAGGAGCAGGGCAAAGGCGGGGGTGGCGGTCATGCATCAATGATCCCAGCTTTCGCAGCGCAAGTGGTTCCCGGTGGCGGGCCTGGTGCCTAGCGCGCCAGCTGCGGGTAGTGGATCCGGGCGGTTTCCGGGTGGGCCCGCAACCAGCCCTTGAGCACGTTCGCCCCGTAGGAGGAGAGCATCGGGTTGGTCGGGTCCTCGGAGACGCCGCGGGCCTCGGCCGCCAGCTCGTCGGATAGCGGGATCGGTGCGATCACGGCATCGAGCCGCGGAGAGTAGAAGAATGGAACCGAGTAGCGGTCAACGCCGGGCGCCGGGGCCGTGACCCGGTGGATGGTGGCCATCAGGTAGCCGTTGGTGGCCACCTCGAGCATCTCGCCGAGGTTCACCACCAGGGCGCCGGGAATCGGATCGACCTGGATCCAGGCTTCCTGACCGTAGGGTTGGACCTCCAGCCCGCCCACAGCGTCCTGCAGCAGCAGGGTGATGAAGCCGTAGTCGGCGTGCGCTCCGACGCCCTGGGTCCCGGCCTCCGGGACCTGCCCGCCGACGTAATGCACCAGTTTGCCCATCCATGCCGGGACATCGGCGAACGGTTCGTCGAAGTAGTGCTCGTCGAACCCCAGCCCGACGGCCAGCGCGGAGAGCAGTTCCCGACCGACCGCATTCATCAGTGAAGCCCAGTCCATGGCGGCATGCGCGAGCGCGGGATAGCCGGCCGGCCACTGGTTGGGTCCCTGAAGCCCCAAGTACGGGCGGTCTGCCGGTACCTCGGCCAGTGCCGCGCGCTCGGGACCGAAGTCGATCTGCTCGCGCGAATCGGCCCGGCCGCGGGTGATTTCCTTGCCCAGCCGCGTGTACCCGCGGAATTGGGCCGACGTCCTGTTGTCCAGCTCCAGCCGTTCGGCCAGCGGGAGCTCGAAGAAGCCGGCAACGGTGTCCAGCAGGTTCTGCGCCTGCCCGGCCGACGCGCCGAAACCGGTGACTTGGAAGAAGCCGACGTGGTGCGCCGCGTCGCGCAGCCCGGCGATGAACCGGGGATCGAAGGAGCCGTCGGCGGTGCGCGCCGTGGAGAGGTCCAGGACCGGAACGGAGGTTCGTACTGTGCTCATGCTTCTAGCGTGCACCCGCCGGGCCCCCACGCAACAGGGGCCGTTACGCCAGGTTCCGTCGCATGACGGCATGCGTCCGGCACCCTTGACACGAGCGGGCCGGGTGGGTGTGCGGCGGCGCGGAGGAAATACTCCGCACGAATGATCCCACCGGCGTCCGATGTTCCCTAAGCTGGTGCAGTGATCTTCAAATCAGTTGGCGATAAGCGCCCGTACCCGGACCACGGCTACGTCACGCCCAAGGACTGGGCCGCCGTACCGCCGCAGCAGGTTCGGCTCGACGAGTTGGTGACCACCAAGAGCACCTTGGACCTTGCGGCGCTGTTGGCGGAGGATTCGACCTTCTTCGGTGACTTGTTCCCGCATGTCGTCCAGTGGCGTGGAAGCAAGTACCTGGAGGACGGTTTGCACCGGGCGGTGCGCACGGCGCTGCACCAGCGTTCGATCCTGCACGCCAGGGTCTTGGTGCTCGAGGGCTGACGGGGTGGCCGGCAGGGGGACAGATGGCGCCAACGAATGGCGTGGGCACCGGATCGTCACCGAAGATGAGCTGATCCGTGCCCAGCACCGGCTTTCCGATGAGCCGGCCTACCGCCGGGTCCGGCTGCGCCATGGGATCATTCTGGGTCTGCTGGCGGCCATCCTGGTGGGCGCCCTGCTCGGGGCCTACCTGGTCAAGACCGGGCAGTGGGTGCTTCCGGATTTGGCGCCGAAGCCTGCAGCTGTGGCACCCACCGCGGTTCCACCCTGTCCGGTACGGAAGTTCGATGCGCTCGAGCCGCGGCAGGTCAGGGTCAACGTGCTTAACTCGGCTGGCACTCCCGGGCTGGCCGGTGCGACGGCGACGTTGTTGAAGGAACGTGAATTCAGGATCGGGAAGACCGGGAACCTGACGTTGGATGATCCCGATGTCGTCGCGGTGATCCTCTCCGGCCCCGAGGGATACGCCCAGGCGCTGAGCGTTCAGCGGCAGTTCAAGGGCGCCGTCTTCATGCCGGATCCACGCAACACCGGAAGCACCGTCGATCTGGTGCTGGGCACCCGGTACAAGCAGATGATCGACCCGGCGCACGTGCAGGCCGGACCCGGAAGGTTGTCTTGTCAGCTCCCGAAGGGTTCGGCGACGCCGAAACCCTCCGGGACGAAGGCGGCTCCTTCCGGGAAGTAGGACGCTAGTTGCAGCCCTCGGGCCCGCACGCGGCGCCGTCGGCGGAGGCCGGTGCCATCATCTGCAGCGTGGTGCCGCCGATTTCCTCCCAGACCTGGGTCATGGCCTGTTCGAAGACCTCTACCGGTTGCGCGCCGGAAATCCCGTACTTGCCCTCCAATACGAAGAAGGGGACGCCGCTGATGCCCATCGCACGGGCCTGCTCGATGTCGGCCCGCACGGCGTCGGCGTACTGGTCCGAGGAGAGGACGGCCTCGACCTCGTCGCCAGGCAGCCCGGCTGCCACTCCGATCTCCGTCAGCGTTGCCGCGTCCCCGGTGTTGAGGCCCTTCACGAAGTGGGCGGCCAGCAGTGCCTCCTTGACCTGCTCGCCCTTGCCGTGGGCCTTGGCAAGATGCAGCAGGCGGTGTGCGTTGAAGGAGTTGGCAACCTTCAGGCCGTCGAAGTCGTAGCGGAGGCCCACCGCCGCGGCCTGCTCGGTGACATGTCC
This genomic interval carries:
- a CDS encoding type II toxin-antitoxin system VapB family antitoxin, with amino-acid sequence MIFKSVGDKRPYPDHGYVTPKDWAAVPPQQVRLDELVTTKSTLDLAALLAEDSTFFGDLFPHVVQWRGSKYLEDGLHRAVRTALHQRSILHARVLVLEG
- a CDS encoding LytR C-terminal domain-containing protein; this translates as MAGRGTDGANEWRGHRIVTEDELIRAQHRLSDEPAYRRVRLRHGIILGLLAAILVGALLGAYLVKTGQWVLPDLAPKPAAVAPTAVPPCPVRKFDALEPRQVRVNVLNSAGTPGLAGATATLLKEREFRIGKTGNLTLDDPDVVAVILSGPEGYAQALSVQRQFKGAVFMPDPRNTGSTVDLVLGTRYKQMIDPAHVQAGPGRLSCQLPKGSATPKPSGTKAAPSGK
- a CDS encoding glutathione peroxidase produces the protein MGNLLATEITFNDGSVSTLEQFAGKVLLVVNVASECGFTQQYAGLQELHETYRDSGLEILGVPCNQFGGQEPGTDAEIAAFCSSTFAVSFPLTAKTDVNGENAHPLYRQLTAYPSGEVRDVKWNFEKFLVNRDGQIVGRFGSAVEPLSEELDAAVRAAL
- a CDS encoding Cof-type HAD-IIB family hydrolase, giving the protein MTATPAFALLLDVDGPIASPVTRDVKPEIIGLLLELAVAGIPVIFNTGRSDDFIKQQVMDQMIAAGMLAGLCIHAICEKGATWFSFTADGPGMVHIDHELSVPSAYAADIRQLVAEHYCAHMFFDETKRSMVSVEQHIDVSNLDYRAEQQHFDADALAAMARHGLGAARLDAHHPDGDDAINYRVDPTIISTDIESVRLGKDLGAARACELLAADGILPAAWYTVGDSRTDYAMADWLHHHGHEVSHVDVRPADGVPAKAYPILTAATLGEPESTIHDDAGLAFLRHWRSLLG
- a CDS encoding DsbA family oxidoreductase, which codes for MSETRLNIDIWSDIACPWCYIGKRRFETALNALPFAEKVDVTWHSYQLDPTLPENYAGSELDYLTKAKGMDPAQLQQMLGHVTEQAAAVGLRYDFDGLKVANSFNAHRLLHLAKAHGKGEQVKEALLAAHFVKGLNTGDAATLTEIGVAAGLPGDEVEAVLSSDQYADAVRADIEQARAMGISGVPFFVLEGKYGISGAQPVEVFEQAMTQVWEEIGGTTLQMMAPASADGAACGPEGCN
- a CDS encoding isopenicillin N synthase family dioxygenase, whose amino-acid sequence is MSTVRTSVPVLDLSTARTADGSFDPRFIAGLRDAAHHVGFFQVTGFGASAGQAQNLLDTVAGFFELPLAERLELDNRTSAQFRGYTRLGKEITRGRADSREQIDFGPERAALAEVPADRPYLGLQGPNQWPAGYPALAHAAMDWASLMNAVGRELLSALAVGLGFDEHYFDEPFADVPAWMGKLVHYVGGQVPEAGTQGVGAHADYGFITLLLQDAVGGLEVQPYGQEAWIQVDPIPGALVVNLGEMLEVATNGYLMATIHRVTAPAPGVDRYSVPFFYSPRLDAVIAPIPLSDELAAEARGVSEDPTNPMLSSYGANVLKGWLRAHPETARIHYPQLAR